Proteins encoded by one window of Streptomyces clavuligerus:
- the rpsF gene encoding 30S ribosomal protein S6, producing MRHYEVMVILDPDLEERAVAPLIENFLSVVREGNGKVEKVDTWGRRRLAYEIKKKPEGIYSVIDLQAEPAVVKELDRQMNLNESVLRTKVLRPETH from the coding sequence ATGCGTCACTACGAGGTGATGGTCATCCTCGACCCCGATCTGGAGGAGCGCGCTGTCGCCCCGCTGATCGAGAACTTCCTCTCCGTCGTCCGTGAGGGCAACGGAAAGGTGGAGAAGGTCGACACCTGGGGCCGTCGTCGTCTCGCCTACGAGATCAAGAAGAAGCCCGAGGGCATCTACTCGGTCATCGACCTGCAGGCCGAGCCCGCGGTCGTCAAGGAGCTCGACCGGCAGATGAACCTGAACGAGTCGGTCCTCCGGACCAAGGTCCTCCGTCCCGAGACCCACTGA
- the rpsR gene encoding 30S ribosomal protein S18, giving the protein MAKPPVRKPKKKVCAFCKDKTVYVDYKDTNMLRKFISDRGKIRARRVTGNCTQHQRDVATAVKNSREMALLPYTSTAR; this is encoded by the coding sequence ATGGCGAAGCCGCCTGTGCGCAAGCCGAAGAAGAAGGTCTGCGCATTCTGCAAGGACAAGACCGTGTACGTGGACTACAAGGACACGAACATGCTGCGGAAGTTCATTTCCGACCGTGGCAAGATCCGTGCCCGCCGCGTGACCGGCAACTGCACTCAGCACCAGCGTGACGTCGCCACGGCCGTGAAGAACAGCCGTGAGATGGCGCTGCTGCCCTACACGTCCACCGCGCGATAA
- a CDS encoding MATE family efflux transporter yields the protein MTQAPTSPKALRRRHDREIVSLALPAFGALVAEPLFVMVDSAVVGHLGTAQLAGFAIAAALLMTAVSVCVFLAYATTAAVARRVGAGDLGAAIRQGMDGIWLATLLGAALVALTLPAAPALVDILGASDTAAPYAVTYLRISSLGIPAMLIVLAATGVLRGLQDTRTPLVVAGAGFAANAVLNVGLVYGAGLGIAGSAWGTVIAQWGMAVAYLIVVIRGARRHRASLRPHAAGIRASARAGAPLLVRTLSLRAVLMIATAVAARMGDDQIAAHQIVLSLWSLMAFALDAIAIAGQAIIGRCLGAGDAQGARQVCRRMVQWGIVFGGVMGMLLVISQPLFTPLFTDDPLVQDALLPALLVVALCQPIAGVVFVLDGVLMGAGDGPYLAWAMLATLAVFAPVALLIPALGGGLTALWWAMTLMMAVRLATLWLRARSGHWIVLGATR from the coding sequence ATGACCCAGGCCCCCACCTCCCCGAAGGCGCTCCGGCGGCGGCACGACCGAGAGATCGTCTCGCTCGCCCTCCCCGCCTTCGGAGCGCTGGTCGCCGAACCCCTCTTCGTCATGGTCGACAGCGCCGTCGTCGGCCACCTCGGCACCGCCCAGCTCGCCGGGTTCGCCATCGCGGCCGCCCTGCTGATGACCGCCGTGAGCGTCTGTGTCTTCCTCGCCTACGCCACCACGGCCGCCGTCGCCCGGCGGGTCGGCGCGGGCGATCTCGGTGCCGCCATCCGCCAGGGCATGGACGGCATCTGGCTGGCCACCCTCCTCGGAGCCGCCCTGGTGGCCCTGACCCTGCCCGCCGCGCCCGCGCTGGTGGACATCCTCGGGGCCTCCGACACCGCCGCCCCCTACGCCGTCACCTATCTCCGCATATCCAGCCTGGGCATCCCCGCCATGCTGATCGTGCTGGCCGCCACCGGCGTACTGCGCGGCCTCCAGGACACCCGCACTCCGCTCGTGGTCGCCGGGGCCGGTTTCGCCGCGAACGCCGTCCTCAATGTGGGCCTGGTGTACGGGGCCGGACTCGGCATCGCCGGTTCCGCCTGGGGCACCGTGATCGCACAGTGGGGGATGGCCGTCGCCTATCTGATCGTGGTCATCCGCGGGGCCCGGCGCCACCGTGCCTCCCTGCGTCCCCATGCGGCGGGCATACGGGCCAGCGCCCGTGCCGGAGCCCCCCTGCTCGTCCGCACCCTGTCGCTGCGGGCCGTGCTGATGATCGCCACCGCCGTCGCCGCCCGGATGGGGGACGACCAGATCGCCGCCCATCAGATCGTTCTCTCGCTGTGGAGTCTGATGGCCTTCGCCCTGGACGCGATCGCCATAGCGGGCCAGGCGATCATCGGCCGCTGCCTGGGAGCCGGGGACGCCCAGGGAGCACGGCAGGTCTGCCGCCGGATGGTGCAGTGGGGCATCGTCTTCGGAGGAGTCATGGGCATGCTGCTGGTGATCTCCCAGCCGCTGTTCACCCCGCTGTTCACCGACGACCCCCTGGTCCAGGACGCCCTGCTGCCGGCCCTGCTGGTCGTCGCGCTCTGCCAGCCCATCGCCGGAGTGGTCTTCGTCCTCGACGGTGTCCTGATGGGAGCCGGTGACGGCCCCTATCTGGCCTGGGCCATGCTGGCCACCCTGGCCGTCTTCGCCCCGGTCGCCCTGCTGATTCCCGCCCTCGGCGGCGGGCTGACCGCGCTGTGGTGGGCGATGACACTGATGATGGCCGTCCGGCTGGCCACCCTGTGGCTCCGTGCCCGCTCGGGGCACTGGATCGTCCTGGGCGCCACCCGCTGA
- the dnaB gene encoding replicative DNA helicase → MDDPWAAEGGPGDRLPVSRQRRGDQRSGRDDQHDRGRDSEGWDGGSPGFERVPPQDLDAEQSVLGGMLLSKDAIADVVEVLKGHDFYRPAHETVYTAILDLYAKGEPADPITVAAELVKRGEITRVGGASYLHTLVQSVPTAANASYYAEIVHERAVLRRLVEAGTKITQMGYAADGDVDEIVNSAQAEIYAVTEQRTSEDYLPLGDIMEGALDEIEAIGSRSGEMTGVPTGFTDFDSLTNGLHPGQMIVIAARPAMGKSTLALDFARACSIKNNLPSVIFSLEMGRNEIAMRLLSAEARVALHHMRSGTMTDEDWTRLARRMPDVSQAPLYIDDSPNLSMMEIRAKCRRLKQRNDLKLVVIDYLQLMQSGGSRRAESRQQEVSDMSRNLKLLAKELELPVIALSQLNRGPEQRTDKKPMVSDLRESGSIEQDADMVILLHREDAYEKESPRAGEADLIVAKHRNGPTATITVAFQGHYSRFVDMAQT, encoded by the coding sequence TTGGACGACCCCTGGGCGGCCGAAGGCGGCCCCGGCGACCGTCTGCCCGTCTCCCGTCAGCGGCGCGGGGACCAGCGCTCCGGCCGGGACGACCAGCACGACCGGGGCAGGGACTCCGAGGGCTGGGACGGCGGCTCCCCCGGCTTCGAGCGGGTGCCGCCCCAGGACCTCGACGCCGAACAGTCGGTCCTCGGCGGCATGCTCCTCTCCAAGGACGCGATCGCCGATGTCGTGGAGGTCCTCAAGGGCCACGACTTCTACCGTCCGGCCCATGAGACGGTCTACACCGCCATCCTCGACCTCTATGCCAAGGGCGAGCCCGCCGACCCCATCACCGTCGCCGCCGAGCTGGTCAAACGGGGGGAGATCACCCGCGTCGGCGGTGCCTCCTACCTCCACACCCTCGTCCAGTCGGTGCCGACGGCGGCCAACGCCTCGTACTACGCCGAGATCGTCCACGAGCGGGCGGTGCTCCGGCGTCTCGTGGAGGCCGGTACCAAGATCACGCAGATGGGCTATGCGGCCGACGGCGACGTGGACGAGATCGTCAACTCGGCCCAGGCGGAGATCTACGCGGTCACCGAGCAGCGCACCAGCGAGGACTATCTGCCGCTCGGCGACATCATGGAGGGCGCGCTCGACGAGATCGAGGCGATCGGCTCCCGCAGCGGTGAGATGACCGGGGTACCCACCGGCTTCACCGACTTCGACTCGCTGACCAACGGCCTCCACCCCGGCCAGATGATCGTCATCGCCGCCCGTCCCGCGATGGGCAAGTCCACGCTCGCCCTGGACTTCGCCCGGGCCTGCTCGATCAAGAACAACCTGCCGAGCGTGATCTTCTCCCTGGAGATGGGGCGGAACGAGATCGCGATGCGGCTGCTGTCCGCCGAGGCCCGCGTCGCGCTGCACCACATGCGCTCCGGCACCATGACGGACGAGGACTGGACCCGGCTCGCCCGCCGGATGCCGGACGTGTCGCAGGCGCCGCTCTACATCGACGACTCCCCGAACCTCTCGATGATGGAGATCCGCGCGAAGTGCCGTCGGCTGAAGCAGCGCAACGATCTGAAACTGGTCGTGATCGACTACCTCCAGCTGATGCAGTCCGGCGGCTCCCGGCGCGCCGAGAGCCGGCAGCAGGAGGTCTCGGACATGTCCCGTAACCTCAAGCTGCTCGCCAAGGAGCTGGAGCTCCCGGTGATCGCGCTCTCCCAGCTGAACCGTGGCCCCGAGCAGCGCACCGACAAGAAGCCGATGGTCTCCGACCTGCGTGAGTCGGGCTCCATCGAGCAGGACGCCGACATGGTGATCCTGCTGCACCGCGAGGACGCCTACGAGAAGGAGTCCCCGCGCGCGGGCGAGGCCGACCTGATCGTGGCCAAGCACCGTAACGGCCCGACCGCCACCATCACGGTCGCGTTCCAGGGCCACTACTCGCGCTTCGTGGACATGGCCCAGACCTGA
- a CDS encoding glycosyltransferase family 87 protein, giving the protein MPSAEETSVYDDRPDVRPTRRDSVAASGSELIGGPAGRWARRSPGGSATPVRVVALVAIGMFALGMVQKLPCYNWAWFRGANSQYTHACYSDIPHLYVGRGFSDGLLPYFDRLTGDMEYLEYPVLTGLFMQIASWLDLSDGTLQEQQQMYWMVNAGMLMICTAVIAVCVTRTHRRRPWDALLVALAPAFALTATINWDLLAVALTAAAMLMWSRGRAVAFGVLIGLATAAKLYPALLFAPLLLLCWRAGRWREFLTASLAAAGTWLAVNLPVMIGAPEGWKKFYTFSQERQVDFGSLWLVLQQRTDSALDPETANNYAMLLMVLIFAGMALLTLSAPRRPRFAQLAFLIVAAFILTNKVYSPQYVLWLIPLAALARPRWRDFLIWQACEVLYFLGIWMYLAFTTGGKNQGLPAEGYHLAVVAHLVGTLYLCAVVVRDILRPDRDGVRQDGADDPSGGVLDGAPDRFTLARRAPAGAGPLGGPAVSWGVEPAGASGPGPVRPAGPVPSGDPVRTGPAAEPDGAAVRPDRSPETDPETTETAGNTKIAGKPGTPREPS; this is encoded by the coding sequence ATGCCCAGCGCAGAAGAGACGAGCGTGTACGACGACCGGCCGGACGTCCGGCCCACCCGGCGGGACTCCGTCGCGGCGTCCGGCAGTGAACTCATCGGCGGTCCGGCAGGACGCTGGGCCCGGCGCTCACCCGGCGGCTCCGCCACCCCTGTACGGGTCGTCGCCCTGGTGGCCATCGGCATGTTCGCGCTGGGCATGGTGCAGAAACTGCCTTGTTACAACTGGGCCTGGTTCCGGGGCGCGAACTCCCAGTACACCCACGCCTGCTACTCCGACATCCCGCACCTCTATGTGGGCCGGGGCTTCTCGGACGGTCTCCTTCCGTACTTCGACCGCCTCACCGGCGACATGGAGTATCTGGAGTATCCCGTTCTGACCGGGCTCTTCATGCAGATCGCCTCCTGGCTCGACCTGTCCGACGGCACCCTCCAGGAACAGCAGCAGATGTACTGGATGGTCAACGCGGGCATGCTGATGATCTGCACCGCGGTCATCGCCGTCTGTGTGACCCGGACCCATCGCCGCCGCCCCTGGGACGCGCTGCTGGTCGCCCTCGCCCCCGCCTTCGCCCTCACCGCCACGATCAACTGGGATCTGCTGGCCGTCGCGCTCACCGCCGCGGCGATGCTGATGTGGTCCCGCGGCCGGGCGGTGGCCTTCGGGGTGCTGATCGGCCTGGCGACCGCCGCCAAGCTCTATCCGGCGCTGCTGTTCGCCCCGCTGCTGCTGCTCTGCTGGCGGGCCGGGCGGTGGCGGGAGTTCCTCACGGCCTCCCTCGCCGCCGCCGGGACCTGGCTCGCGGTCAATCTGCCGGTGATGATCGGGGCTCCCGAGGGGTGGAAGAAGTTCTACACCTTCAGCCAGGAGCGCCAGGTCGACTTCGGCTCCCTCTGGCTGGTCCTCCAGCAGCGCACCGACTCCGCGCTCGACCCGGAGACGGCGAACAACTACGCGATGCTGCTCATGGTGCTGATCTTCGCGGGTATGGCCCTGCTCACCCTGTCTGCGCCCCGGCGCCCCCGCTTCGCGCAGCTCGCCTTTCTGATCGTCGCGGCCTTCATCCTCACCAACAAGGTCTACTCGCCGCAGTACGTCCTATGGCTGATCCCGCTCGCCGCGCTGGCCCGCCCGCGCTGGCGCGACTTCCTGATCTGGCAGGCGTGCGAGGTCCTGTACTTCCTGGGGATCTGGATGTACCTCGCGTTCACCACCGGCGGGAAGAACCAGGGGCTGCCCGCCGAGGGCTACCACCTGGCCGTCGTGGCGCATCTGGTGGGAACGCTGTATCTGTGCGCGGTCGTGGTGCGCGATATCCTGCGGCCCGACCGGGACGGAGTACGGCAGGACGGCGCCGACGATCCGTCGGGCGGGGTGCTCGACGGCGCCCCGGACCGGTTCACCCTGGCACGGAGGGCACCCGCCGGGGCCGGGCCGCTCGGAGGCCCGGCGGTGAGCTGGGGCGTCGAGCCCGCGGGCGCCTCCGGGCCGGGTCCGGTACGGCCCGCGGGGCCCGTGCCGTCCGGCGACCCGGTGCGGACGGGACCTGCCGCGGAACCGGACGGCGCGGCCGTGCGGCCGGACCGCAGCCCGGAGACGGACCCGGAGACCACCGAGACCGCAGGGAACACGAAGATCGCGGGAAAGCCCGGGACGCCCCGGGAGCCGTCGTAG
- the rplI gene encoding 50S ribosomal protein L9, with product MKIILTQEVTGLGAAGDVVEVKDGYARNYLVPRGFAIRWTKGGEKDVAQIRRARKIHEIATIEQANEVKAKIEGVKVRLAVRSGDAGRLFGSVTPADVASAIKAAGGPEVDKRRVELGSPIKNLGSHQVSVRLHPEVAATFGIEVVAA from the coding sequence ATGAAGATCATCCTCACCCAGGAAGTCACCGGTCTCGGTGCCGCTGGCGATGTCGTCGAGGTCAAGGACGGCTACGCCCGTAACTACCTTGTTCCGCGCGGGTTCGCGATCCGCTGGACCAAGGGCGGCGAGAAGGACGTGGCGCAGATCCGCCGCGCCCGCAAGATCCACGAGATCGCGACCATCGAGCAGGCCAACGAGGTCAAGGCCAAGATCGAGGGCGTGAAGGTCCGTCTGGCCGTTCGCTCCGGCGACGCCGGCCGTCTCTTCGGCTCCGTCACCCCGGCCGACGTCGCTTCGGCGATCAAGGCCGCCGGTGGCCCCGAGGTCGACAAGCGCCGCGTTGAGCTCGGTTCGCCGATCAAGAACCTGGGCTCGCACCAGGTGTCCGTGCGTCTGCACCCCGAGGTTGCCGCGACCTTCGGTATCGAGGTCGTCGCCGCCTGA
- a CDS encoding single-stranded DNA-binding protein codes for MAGETVITVVGNLVDDPELRFTPSGAAVAKFRIASTPRTFDRQTNEWKDGESLFLTCSVWRQAAENVAESLQRGMRVVVQGRLKQRSYEDREGVKRTVYELDVEEVGPSLKNATAKVTKTTGRGGQGGYGGGGGGQQGGNWGGAPSGGQQGGGGAPADDPWATGAPSGGQQGGGGNWGGSSGGSGGSGGGYSDEPPF; via the coding sequence ATGGCAGGCGAGACCGTCATCACGGTCGTCGGCAATCTTGTCGACGACCCCGAGCTGCGCTTCACCCCGTCGGGTGCGGCGGTCGCGAAGTTCCGTATCGCGTCCACCCCCCGCACCTTCGACCGTCAGACCAATGAGTGGAAGGACGGCGAGAGCCTCTTCCTGACCTGCTCGGTCTGGCGTCAGGCGGCGGAGAACGTCGCCGAGTCCCTCCAGCGCGGCATGCGTGTCGTCGTGCAGGGTCGGCTGAAGCAGCGGTCGTACGAGGACCGCGAGGGCGTGAAGCGCACGGTCTACGAGCTGGACGTCGAAGAAGTCGGCCCCAGCCTCAAGAACGCCACGGCCAAGGTCACCAAGACCACCGGACGTGGTGGCCAGGGTGGCTACGGCGGCGGTGGCGGCGGCCAGCAGGGCGGCAACTGGGGCGGTGCCCCCAGTGGTGGCCAGCAGGGCGGCGGCGGTGCACCCGCCGACGACCCGTGGGCGACCGGTGCGCCGTCCGGCGGCCAGCAGGGCGGCGGAGGCAACTGGGGCGGAAGCTCCGGTGGCTCCGGTGGTTCCGGCGGCGGCTACTCGGACGAGCCCCCCTTCTAA
- a CDS encoding lipid II:glycine glycyltransferase FemX, producing MSLTLRTISREQHLAYIQSLPAASHCQVPAWADVKTEWRSENLGWFDRTGQLVGAALVLYRQLPKIKRYLAYLPEGPVINWYAPNLEDWLQPMLAHLKQQGAFSVKMGPPVVIRRWDAPAIKSGIQDPEVKRLRDVQATHIEPRAFEVADRLRKMGWQQGEDGGAGFGDVQPRYVYQVPLANRSLDDVHKGFNQLWRRNIKKAEKAGVEVVQGGYYDLEEWQRLYEITAVRDRFRPRPLSYFQRMWTVLNTEDPNRMRLYFARHNGVNLSAATMLVVGGHVWYSYGASDNIGREVRPSNAMQWRMLRDAYAMGATVYDLRGISDSLDETDHLFGLIQFKVGTGGEAVEYVGEWDFPLNKLLHKALDMYMSRR from the coding sequence ATGAGCCTGACCCTGAGGACCATCAGCCGAGAGCAGCATCTGGCGTACATCCAGTCCCTGCCAGCGGCCAGTCACTGCCAGGTTCCGGCGTGGGCCGATGTGAAGACGGAGTGGCGTTCGGAGAACCTCGGCTGGTTCGACCGCACCGGACAGCTCGTCGGCGCGGCTCTGGTTCTCTACCGCCAGCTTCCCAAGATCAAGCGCTACCTCGCCTACCTCCCCGAGGGACCGGTGATCAACTGGTACGCGCCGAACCTGGAGGACTGGCTCCAGCCGATGCTCGCGCACCTCAAGCAGCAGGGCGCCTTCTCCGTGAAGATGGGGCCCCCGGTGGTCATCCGCCGCTGGGACGCGCCCGCCATCAAGTCCGGCATCCAGGACCCGGAGGTGAAGCGGCTGCGGGACGTGCAGGCCACCCATATCGAGCCGCGCGCCTTCGAGGTGGCCGACCGGCTGCGGAAGATGGGCTGGCAGCAGGGTGAGGACGGGGGCGCCGGCTTCGGCGACGTCCAGCCCCGGTACGTCTACCAGGTGCCGCTGGCCAACCGTTCGCTGGACGATGTCCACAAGGGCTTCAACCAGCTCTGGCGACGCAACATCAAGAAGGCCGAGAAGGCCGGTGTCGAGGTGGTCCAGGGCGGCTACTACGACCTTGAGGAGTGGCAGCGCCTCTACGAGATCACCGCGGTCCGTGACCGCTTCCGGCCCCGTCCGCTCTCGTACTTCCAGCGCATGTGGACGGTCCTCAACACCGAGGACCCCAACCGGATGCGGCTCTACTTCGCCCGGCACAACGGGGTGAACCTCTCGGCGGCCACGATGCTCGTGGTCGGCGGCCATGTCTGGTACTCGTACGGGGCCTCCGACAACATCGGCCGCGAGGTCCGGCCCTCGAACGCGATGCAGTGGCGGATGCTGCGGGACGCCTACGCGATGGGCGCCACCGTCTACGACCTGAGGGGCATCAGCGACTCCCTGGACGAGACCGACCATCTCTTCGGTCTGATCCAGTTCAAGGTCGGCACCGGCGGCGAGGCCGTCGAGTACGTCGGCGAGTGGGACTTCCCGCTCAACAAGCTCCTGCACAAGGCGCTCGACATGTATATGTCCCGCCGCTGA
- a CDS encoding alanine racemase, with translation MALSLYVDTARWRAHQKSVIDQFPGLVPVCKGNGYGFGHERLSEEVNRFGTDMLAVGTTYEAARIKDWFGGDLLVLTPFRRGEEPVPLPDRVVRSVSSVDGVHALVGARVVIECMSSMKRHGVLEHELPQLTAAIDNVRLEGFALHLPLDRTDGSDAVEEVIAWMDRLRAARLPLHTMFVSHLRADELARLQQQFPQTRFRARIGTRLWLGDHDSTQYRGAVLDVTRVAKGDRFGYRQQKAASDGWLVVVAGGTSHGVGLEAPKALHGVMPRAKGVARAGLATVNRNLSPFVWAGKQRWFAEPPHMQVSILFIPSDAQEPRVGDELVAHLRHTTTQFDRLVDH, from the coding sequence ATGGCGCTCTCCCTGTATGTCGACACCGCACGCTGGCGGGCCCACCAGAAGTCCGTGATCGACCAGTTCCCCGGACTGGTGCCGGTCTGCAAGGGGAACGGCTACGGCTTCGGCCATGAGCGGCTGTCGGAGGAGGTCAACCGCTTCGGCACGGACATGCTGGCCGTGGGCACCACCTATGAGGCGGCCCGGATCAAGGACTGGTTCGGCGGCGATCTCCTGGTGCTCACCCCCTTCCGCAGGGGCGAGGAGCCGGTGCCGCTGCCCGACCGGGTCGTCCGTTCCGTCTCCTCGGTGGACGGGGTCCATGCCCTGGTCGGAGCGCGGGTCGTCATCGAGTGCATGAGCTCCATGAAGCGCCACGGTGTGCTGGAGCACGAGCTGCCGCAGCTCACGGCGGCCATCGACAACGTCCGGCTGGAGGGATTCGCCCTCCATCTGCCGCTGGACCGCACCGACGGCTCGGACGCGGTCGAAGAGGTCATCGCGTGGATGGACCGGCTGCGGGCCGCCCGGCTGCCGCTGCACACCATGTTCGTCAGCCATCTGCGCGCCGATGAGCTGGCCCGGCTCCAGCAGCAGTTCCCGCAGACCAGGTTCCGGGCCCGTATCGGCACCCGGCTGTGGCTCGGCGACCACGACTCGACCCAGTACCGCGGCGCGGTCCTCGATGTCACCCGGGTCGCGAAGGGCGACCGTTTCGGCTACCGGCAGCAGAAGGCGGCCTCCGACGGCTGGCTGGTCGTCGTCGCCGGGGGCACCTCCCACGGGGTCGGCCTCGAAGCCCCGAAGGCGCTGCACGGGGTGATGCCGCGGGCCAAGGGCGTGGCGCGGGCCGGTCTGGCGACCGTCAACCGCAATCTCTCGCCGTTCGTGTGGGCGGGCAAGCAGCGGTGGTTCGCCGAGCCTCCGCACATGCAGGTGTCGATCCTGTTCATCCCGTCCGACGCGCAGGAGCCCCGGGTCGGTGACGAGCTGGTGGCGCATCTGCGGCACACCACGACGCAGTTCGACCGGCTGGTCGACCACTAG